Proteins found in one Planococcus citri chromosome 2, ihPlaCitr1.1, whole genome shotgun sequence genomic segment:
- the LOC135837141 gene encoding multidrug resistance-associated protein 1-like isoform X3 — translation MGNVSYTLYFICMVIVFLINCFADEKPQRSSCLSHKKTYPFTEASFISRLFLLWFDSYIWSNHEQSVKTFLWDLDSKDCAKDIPIRQHSKSKLKKNKTESTKLSILKILHKEHGFKFWSGTILRTIWETFTTGLFLIYYWLLSSLEANEPIWKAYFYTSLFFINILVQSILLTKYFEIGRKIELRVKGTTISCLYKKALRISNSVRKTYTTSTIVNLMSADTFQLQNGVVLVHYFLTMCIQVLVSYVFLWYLLGYTVFISALVMVGIFVSGYFLTKRMKALQKEATKHKDIRGKFMHEIFSGIKVLKMYAWERSFKTVAINLRQQENKTFRKIAITNTFFQNLARNSSYLSSLAAFVGYVLVTQSAMGAQMTFVSFAIFNYFRIPFNNIPQMLLMLQQLRISIRRMDDFLNSEELDDSAISHDTTTNERLIMQNASFSWDSKEGTATLKNININVDDNSLVAVIGPVGAGKTSLISAFLGEMYKLSGYVNTKGTTAYVPQQAWILNTTIKENITLGDNIEEGFYQRAIEACALNQDLKALADGDLTEIGEKGINLSGGQKQRISLARAICQNAEIYFFDDPLSAVDSNVANHIFQNVLGENGLLKHKTRILVTHSTKFFPFMDKIIVMKNGGVSEMGSYQELLENEGDFIDFVRTHVETEESSEAEGDTNEKENENVPEQPKKDVKIDSIASENFTKSPSNKLIKDEIIQVKRVDRRLYWEYFKAGGLHLAFTSLFMLTAFQTILVISNVYLAKWVTSDDAYDTKYSFVMIYTLYGVIQVITMTLAAYFFYKTNLKACAHFYHNLLSSILHWPMASFDSTPIGRIISRIGDDIFTLDNYVAFKMLGLVALFLRFSSIFVYTICIMPISSFIIVPIIATYFILRKNYVNLYHKLKRIEAINKSPFYSHLAETVAGIQTIRAFKLQEKFTFRCYERADMHSAAYHSSVTCKRWFNSRVEMLEGLTLCSLASLALFQRDTMPIGHIALQIALTLQMIRGFVQYSDIYDDVEDGIIAVERISEYLAYPQEPDWDKSLVRVSDEWPDKGEITFDNFKLRYREGLQLVLRGISLTIKSGEKVGIVGRTGAGKTSIIQGLFRIVEPAGGAIFIDNVEITKIALHTLRSKLTVIPQDPILFYGTLRFNLDPFDKYPDEYLWDILEKSHLRNFVKELPAGLNYMIDEGGQNLSFGQRQLICLARALLRKSKILVLDEATASVDVKTDELIQKTIREEFSHCTVITIAHRLNTLQDYDKILILDGGLVLNFDTTENLLNSLNSQFRSMILESELK, via the exons ATGGGCAATGTTTCTTACACGCTGTATTTCATTTGCATGGTGatcgtatttttaattaattgctTCGCTGATGAAAAACCACAACGTTCGTCGTGTTTAAGCCACAAG AAAACGTATCCTTTCACGGAAGCCTCATTCATATCGAGATTATTTCTACTCTGGTTCGATTCTTACATCTGGAGCAACCATGAACAATCAGTGAAGACTTTTTTATGGGATTTGGATTCCAAAGATTGTGCCAAAGATATCCCCATAAG ACAACATTCGAAATCAAAgctgaagaaaaataaaactgaatcaACTAAGCTGTCCATACTGAAAATACTGCACAAAGAACACGGATTTAAATTCTGGTCCGGTACCATTTTACGAACAATTTGGGAAACTTTTACTACTGGATTATTCCTCATTTATTA TTGGCTTCTGTCAAGTTTGGAAGCAAACGAACCCATCTGGAAAGCATATTTTTACAcgtcattatttttcatcaatatccTCGTTCAATCGATTTTACTaacgaaatattttgaaattggtagaaaaattgaattacgagTCAAAGGTACCACTATTTCATGTTTGTACAAAAAG GCATTACGTATTTCGAATTCAGTCAGAAAGACGTACACCACTAGCACCATTGTGAATCTGATGTCAGCAGATACATTTCAGTTACAAAATGGAGTGGTATTAGTCCATTATTTTCTCACTATGTGCATTCAAGTTTTGGTGTCTTATGTTTTTCTTTGGTATTTATTAG GTTATACGGTCTTTATTAGTGCCTTGGTTATGGTGGGAATTTTCGTAAGCGGCTATTTCTTAACAAAACGTATGAAAGCGTTACAAAAAGAAGCCACAAAACATAAAGACATTAGAGGCAAATTcatgcacgaaattttttccgGAATTAAA gttttaaaaatgtacGCCTGGGAACGTAGCTTCAAAACAGTGGCCATAAATTTGAGACAGCaagaaaataaaactttcagaaaaatagcaattacgaatacattttttcagaatcttgCTCGCAACTCGTCTTATCTC TCAAGTTTGGCAGCCTTTGTTGGTTACGTTCTCGTAACTCAAAGTGCGATGGGTGCTCAAATGACGTTTGTATCGTTCGCCATATTCAATTATTTCCGGATACCTTTCAATAACATACCGCAGATGCTTTTGATGTTGCAACAA cttAGAATTTCGATAAGACGTATGGACGATTTTTTGAACTCTGAGGAATTGGACGATTCAGCCATTTCACACGACACCACaacga aTGAGAGACTAATTATGCAAAATGCCTCATTTTCTTGGGACAGCAAAGAAGGTACAGctacattgaaaaatatcaatattaaTGTGGATGATAATTCATTGGTTGCTGTAATTGGACCAGTTGGAGCAGGGAAAACGTCGCTAATTTCTGCGTTTTTAGGAGAAATGTACAAACTTTCAGGATATGTGAACACAAAG GGCACAACAGCATACGTCCCACAACAAGCATGGATTCTAAATACCACCATCAAGGAGAACATAACTCTAGGTGATAATATCGAAGAAGGTTTCTACCAAAGAGCCATTGAAGCATGCGCCTTGAATCAAGATCTGAAAGCATTAGCGGACGGCGACTTGACAGAAATTggagaaaaa GGTATCAATTTGAGCGGAGGTCAAAAGCAAAGGATTAGCCTGGCTCGAGCTATTTGTCAGAATGCTGAAATCTACTTTTTCGACGATCCACTGAGTGCGGTCGATTCCAACGTTGCTAatcacattttccaaaatgtactCGGAGAAAATGGCCTCTTGAAGCATAAA ACAAGAATTCTCGTAACTCATAGCACCAAGTTTTTCCCTTTTATGGACAAAATAATCGTGATGAAAAATGGAGGTGTTTCTGAAATGGGCTCGTATCAAGaattacttgaaaatgaagGTGATTTTATTGATTTCGTAAGAACTCACGTCGAAACCGAAGAATCGTCCGAGGCTGAAGgagatacga ACGAAAAGGAGAATGAAAATGTACCAGAACAACCGAAGAAAGATGTTAAGATAGATTCCATTGCGTcggaaaattttaccaaatcaccttcgaataaattaattaaagacGAAATAATACAAGTGAAACGA GTAGATCGCAGATTATATTGGGAATACTTCAAAGCAGGAGGTCTTCACTTAGCCTTCACTTCATTATTTATGCTAACCGCGTTCCAAaccattttggtaatttctaaCGTATACTTAGCGAAATGGGTAACCAGTGATGATGCTTACGATACAAAATATTCCTTCGTAATGATATACACTTTATATGGAGTAATTcaag TAATAACTATGACACTGGCGGCctactttttttacaaaaccaaTTTGAAAGCTTGTGCTCATTTCTACCATAATTTACTAAGCAGCATATTGCATTGGCCCATGGCTTCATTCGATTCTACGCCAATTGGAAGAATAATATCGAGAATAGGAGACGATATATTTACCCTCGATAATTACGTAGCTTTCAAAATGCTGGGACTTGTCGCTCTCTTTCTAAGA TTCTCGTCAATATTCGTGTATACCATATGCATCATGCCCATCAGTAGCTTTATTATCGTTCCTATCATCGCGACCTATTTCATATTAAGG AAAAATTACGTCAACCTTTACCATAAACTGAAACGGATTGAAGCTATCAACAAATCGCCATTTTACTCCCATCTGGCAGAAACTGTGGCAG GAATTCAAACAATTCGAGCTTtcaaattacaagaaaaattcacgtttcgCTGTTATGAAAGAGCTGACATGCATTCCGCAGCGTATCATTCGTCAGTTACTTGCAAAAG ATGGTTTAATTCTCGAGTCGAGATGCTGGAAGGTCTCACATTATGCTCACTGGCATCACTGGCACTTTTCCAAAGAGATACTATGCCTATAGGCCATATAGCTCTACAAATTGCACTCACGCTGCAA atGATACGAGGATTCGTTCAATATTCCGATATTTACGACGACGTTGAAGATGGTATAATAGCTGTGGAAAGAATCAGTGAATACCTCGCTTACCCTCAGGAGCCAGACTGGGATAAATCACTAGTTCGTGTCTCGGATGAATGGCCCGATAAAGGTGAAATTacctttgacaatttcaaattaAGGTATCGTGAAGGTTTGCAGTTAGTTCTCAGAGGAATTTCACTAACCATCAAGAGTGGAGAAAAA GTAGGAATAGTAGGTCGAACAGGGGCTGGCAAAACATCGATTATCCAAGGTCTATTTAGAATCGTGGAGCCTGCTGGAGGAGCGATATTTATAGACAAtgttgaaataacaaaaatagcATTGCATACGTTACGATCTAAGCTGACAGTCATTCCTCAG gATCCTATATTATTCTATGGCACACTGCGTTTCAATTTGGATCCCTTTGATAAGTACCCAGATGAATACTTATgggatattttagaaaaatctcaTCTCAGAAACTTTGTCAAAGAGCTACCTGCAGGTCTTAATTATATGATTGACGAAGGAGGACAAAATTTAAG CTTTGGTCAACGACAATTGATTTGTTTAGCGAGAGCTTTACTGCGCAAGAGTAAAATACTGGTTTTAGATGAAGCCACAGCTTCAGTTGATGTAAAAACTGATGAATTAATTCAGAAAACAATTCGCGAAGAATTTTCTCACTGTACAGTCATTACAATCGCTCATCGACTGAATACACTTCAAGATTACGACAA aatcctAATATTAGATGGAGGCTTGGTGCTGAATTTTGATACGacagaaaatttattaaattcgttGAATTCGCAATTTCGAAGCATGATTCTTGAATCAGAATTGAAATGA